A DNA window from Actinomadura coerulea contains the following coding sequences:
- a CDS encoding putative quinol monooxygenase — translation MVDALLALLATLGALAATGLLVQRAYKDRLLYLIAWSFTQVGLTLALLSMSLGFMMGFNGAFFRVMELGAALIGPVWLALGIIELIARYVQVRFGAWLFTISYTVVSIVILILDPLKGSLGKSLPKPSATYDALPLLLIDGAHVVAVLALAGCTGVTAWLASKRDQEAAELLIPVALVALAGVLVVSGTRGFLPAPLAVIALGAAAGLVWYGSMRTIPVYDEDDEGYDEYGDEPATGYEEQGYAKAAKAEPVPAPTPPADSRRGELRFPEPASEELRYPENTSIPERPAFPAGGDPAGATSVDGPLGGPLSGPLDRSPLAGLAKPGALGGDLANACGQITVYTLLDGREEAFDRLAADLVKAALAAEPDTLIFACHEVVGGPTQRIFYQLFRDEAAFAAHRRRPHLQRFLGESRTHVIATNVIELKLGPAKVPLPAPEFPGR, via the coding sequence ATGGTCGATGCTCTTCTCGCGTTGCTGGCGACCCTTGGTGCCCTGGCGGCCACCGGGTTGCTGGTTCAGCGCGCCTACAAGGACCGGCTGCTCTATCTGATCGCCTGGTCGTTCACGCAGGTCGGGCTCACGCTCGCCCTGCTGTCCATGAGCCTCGGCTTCATGATGGGGTTCAACGGCGCGTTCTTCCGCGTGATGGAACTCGGCGCCGCGCTGATCGGGCCGGTGTGGCTCGCGCTCGGCATCATCGAACTGATCGCGCGGTACGTGCAGGTCCGGTTCGGCGCCTGGCTCTTCACGATCTCCTACACGGTCGTGTCGATCGTGATCCTGATCCTGGACCCGCTGAAGGGCTCCCTCGGCAAGAGCCTGCCGAAGCCGAGCGCCACCTACGACGCCCTGCCGCTGCTGCTGATCGACGGCGCGCACGTCGTCGCGGTGCTCGCGCTGGCGGGGTGCACCGGAGTGACCGCCTGGCTGGCCAGCAAGCGCGACCAGGAGGCCGCCGAGCTGCTCATCCCGGTGGCGCTGGTCGCGCTCGCGGGCGTGCTGGTGGTCAGCGGCACCCGCGGCTTCCTGCCCGCGCCGCTCGCGGTGATCGCGCTCGGCGCCGCCGCCGGCCTCGTCTGGTACGGCTCGATGCGCACGATCCCCGTCTACGACGAGGACGACGAGGGCTACGACGAGTACGGGGACGAGCCCGCGACCGGGTACGAGGAGCAGGGCTACGCGAAGGCCGCCAAGGCCGAGCCCGTTCCGGCGCCGACCCCGCCCGCCGACTCCCGGCGCGGCGAGCTGCGCTTCCCGGAGCCGGCCTCCGAGGAGCTGCGCTACCCCGAGAACACCAGCATCCCGGAGCGTCCCGCCTTCCCGGCGGGCGGCGACCCGGCGGGCGCCACGTCGGTCGACGGCCCGCTCGGCGGGCCCCTCAGCGGCCCGCTCGACCGGTCCCCGCTCGCCGGCCTGGCCAAGCCCGGAGCCCTCGGCGGCGACCTGGCGAACGCGTGCGGCCAGATCACCGTCTACACGCTGCTGGACGGGCGCGAGGAGGCCTTCGACCGGCTCGCCGCCGACCTGGTGAAGGCCGCGCTGGCCGCCGAGCCGGACACGCTGATCTTCGCCTGCCACGAGGTGGTCGGCGGTCCCACGCAGCGGATCTTCTACCAGCTGTTCCGGGACGAGGCCGCGTTCGCCGCGCACCGCCGCCGGCCGCACCTGCAGCGCTTCCTGGGCGAGTCGCGCACCCACGTGATCGCCACGAACGTGATCGAGCTGAAGCTCGGCCCCGCCAAGGTGCCGCTCCCGGCGCCGGAGTTCCCCGGGAGGTGA
- a CDS encoding sigma-70 family RNA polymerase sigma factor — MSSLTLDAGVIPLPRHSRGPLARPAGRAGDRTADRAADQASERAEMLKALVLRARDGDAEAFGSLYDHYVELVYRYVYYRVGTHQLTEDLTSETFLRALRRVCDFHWQGKDFGAWLVTIARNLVADHFKSGRYRLEVCTAELVEPDRPQEGPERAVLDAMTNRTLLRAVQRLNSEQQECVVLRFLHGLSVAETALIMDRKPGAIKALQYRAVRSLARMLPDDLRG; from the coding sequence ATGAGCAGCTTGACCCTCGATGCCGGGGTCATCCCACTTCCTCGCCATTCCCGAGGCCCTCTCGCGCGTCCGGCCGGCCGGGCCGGGGACCGTACCGCCGACCGCGCCGCCGACCAGGCCTCCGAGCGGGCCGAGATGCTCAAGGCGCTGGTCCTGCGGGCGCGGGACGGCGACGCCGAGGCGTTCGGCTCCCTCTACGACCACTACGTCGAGCTCGTCTACCGGTACGTCTACTACCGGGTCGGCACGCACCAGCTCACCGAGGACCTCACCAGCGAGACGTTCCTGCGCGCCCTCCGCCGCGTCTGCGACTTCCACTGGCAGGGCAAGGACTTCGGGGCCTGGCTGGTGACGATCGCCCGCAACCTCGTCGCCGACCACTTCAAGTCCGGCCGCTACCGGCTGGAGGTCTGCACCGCCGAGCTGGTCGAGCCGGACCGCCCGCAGGAGGGGCCGGAGCGGGCCGTCCTCGACGCGATGACCAACCGGACCCTGCTGCGGGCCGTCCAGCGGCTGAACTCCGAGCAGCAGGAGTGCGTGGTTCTGCGCTTCCTGCACGGCCTGTCGGTCGCCGAGACCGCGCTGATCATGGACAGGAAGCCGGGGGCGATCAAGGCGCTGCAGTACCGCGCGGTCCGCTCGCTGGCCCGCATGCTCCCCGACGACCTGCGCGGCTGA
- a CDS encoding HAD family hydrolase codes for MRRFWQSGFWGRGRDEDHKSAGQVAAAAAAEPAPLPAPDPAAAAFFDVDNTMMRGASIYYFARGLAARKLFTMRDLAMFAWGQAAFRLRGSENSEHIGSAKEAALTFVAGQRVNAIVKLSEEIYDEVMADRIWHGTRTLALQHLDSGQQVWLVTATPVEVARTIAHRLGLTGALGTVAETREGVYTGRLVGNLLHGPAKAEAVRALAQREGLDLARCSAYSDSINDLPMLTAVGHPHAVNPDAELRAHARDHGWPIHDFRTGRKVTMVALPAAAGAGAIAGSVAAGIALRRHYRAN; via the coding sequence ATGCGGCGATTCTGGCAGTCCGGATTCTGGGGACGCGGCAGGGACGAGGACCACAAGAGCGCGGGTCAGGTGGCCGCCGCCGCGGCGGCCGAGCCCGCCCCGCTCCCCGCCCCCGACCCCGCCGCGGCGGCGTTCTTCGACGTCGACAACACGATGATGCGCGGCGCGTCCATCTACTACTTCGCGCGCGGCCTCGCCGCCCGCAAGCTGTTCACCATGCGCGACCTCGCCATGTTCGCCTGGGGGCAGGCCGCGTTCCGGCTGCGCGGCAGCGAGAACTCCGAGCACATCGGCAGCGCCAAGGAGGCCGCGCTCACGTTCGTCGCGGGGCAGCGGGTCAACGCGATCGTCAAGCTCAGCGAGGAGATCTACGACGAGGTGATGGCCGACCGCATCTGGCACGGCACCCGCACCCTCGCCCTCCAGCACCTCGACTCGGGCCAGCAGGTGTGGCTCGTCACCGCCACGCCGGTCGAGGTCGCCCGGACGATCGCGCACCGGCTCGGCCTCACCGGCGCGCTCGGCACGGTCGCCGAGACCCGCGAGGGCGTCTACACCGGCCGGCTCGTCGGTAACCTGCTGCACGGGCCGGCGAAGGCGGAGGCCGTGCGGGCCCTGGCGCAGCGCGAGGGGCTCGACCTCGCGCGCTGCTCGGCCTACAGCGACTCGATCAACGACCTGCCGATGCTCACCGCCGTCGGCCACCCGCACGCCGTGAACCCGGACGCCGAGCTGCGCGCCCACGCCCGGGACCACGGCTGGCCGATCCACGACTTCCGCACGGGCCGCAAGGTCACGATGGTGGCGCTGCCCGCCGCCGCGGGCGCCGGGGCCATCGCGGGCAGCGTCGCGGCCGGCATCGCCCTCCGCCGCCACTACCGGGCGAACTGA
- a CDS encoding BTAD domain-containing putative transcriptional regulator produces MTVELRVLSGVACRGRDVTSPRLRGLLALLAGEPRAGVSVVRLVEGLWPRERPENPAKALQVVVSRARSQLGADVVASTPTGYRIGLDESAVDASAVVLAASASARRSREGDHAGALSHAEAGLALWDGPPEPDDADDPVSVLRTTRIPTYWTLARARALALARLGRHAEGFEALTRAVREYPRDEELLAELLRCEAATAGPSAALARYESYRRSLRDELGTDPGDTLQRVQRELLQEEAPAVRRGVAHEPNPLVGRTGDLTAVLDLVRASRVTSIVGAGGLGKTRLANAAAREARQRAVHYVPLAGVARDEDVAGEVASVLGVGESPRARGRVGGPADLVQAIAEVLGTGSVLLVLDNCEHVVEGAAALAGALVSMTRDLRILTTSRAPLGLSSESVYPLPALDAATSAELFRRRAHAARPRADLPSGAVEELCRRLDGLPLAIELAAARVRVMSVPEIVRGLDDRFALLRGNARDAPSRHRTMRAVVDWSWNLLSPSGRAAMRALSVFPAGFTADAARHVLEGGDALEVLEDLVDQSLLEPAEGSPGTRFRMLESVREFSAAHREAEGETGRAVSGLLAWAREFGAAHHDTLFGADPFAAVERVRAEQDNLQQALRHGLARGDGPAVAAATAVLGGLWTLEAAYSRLAALAAETAGLLSRLRPGPGDVEVLRTALALNVLGTGLLHGPQATRALVALRRLPPAPPDGLVPAMATVLAALPEILAPGGSVLEELCGRDEPLVAAIANCAAGYIRERDGDVAGALAVTETMIETTCAADIPWCRLLAHSRLSELLMQLDRADRALHHLRISRDLLERYRWPDMFGLTWALASGHAALGEYDEAERWLDRSLVHGPDESFGTVSFNLGARAEIALGRGDADTGLRLWREAVDRLAAEDGPMAPTGLDPWTLEAHCVTVVAHARHGRAELVEDIVGGLPAKLTALVDGPPFPMPAFYMDLPVTGGLLLALAMVDLARPDAAPDVRARAARATALAQRLHHVRNFQPTMSTAAAGRAAEDADGPAYRDAVSEYAGLGRAELRAAARELAREFGRGLGD; encoded by the coding sequence GTGACCGTGGAGCTGAGGGTGCTGTCCGGGGTCGCCTGCCGGGGCCGTGACGTGACGAGTCCGCGCCTGCGCGGCCTGCTCGCGCTCCTCGCGGGCGAGCCGCGGGCGGGCGTGTCCGTCGTCCGGCTGGTGGAGGGGCTCTGGCCGCGGGAGCGCCCGGAGAACCCGGCCAAGGCGCTCCAGGTCGTCGTGTCCCGGGCCAGGTCGCAGCTGGGCGCGGACGTCGTCGCGAGCACGCCGACCGGGTACCGCATCGGCCTGGACGAGTCCGCGGTGGACGCCTCCGCGGTGGTGCTCGCGGCCTCCGCGAGCGCGCGCCGCTCCCGCGAGGGCGACCACGCCGGCGCGCTCTCGCACGCCGAGGCGGGACTGGCGCTCTGGGACGGGCCGCCCGAACCGGACGACGCGGACGATCCGGTGTCCGTCCTGCGCACGACGCGGATCCCGACCTACTGGACGCTGGCGCGAGCCCGCGCCCTGGCCCTCGCGCGGCTCGGCCGGCACGCGGAGGGCTTCGAGGCGCTCACCCGCGCCGTCCGGGAGTACCCGCGCGACGAGGAGCTGCTCGCTGAGCTGCTGCGGTGCGAGGCCGCGACGGCCGGGCCGTCGGCGGCGCTGGCGCGGTACGAGTCCTACCGGCGCTCGCTGCGCGACGAGCTGGGCACCGATCCGGGCGACACGCTCCAGCGCGTCCAGCGGGAGCTGCTCCAGGAGGAGGCGCCCGCCGTCCGGCGCGGCGTGGCGCACGAGCCGAACCCGCTGGTCGGCCGGACCGGGGACCTCACCGCCGTCCTCGACCTCGTGCGCGCGTCCCGCGTGACCTCGATCGTCGGGGCGGGCGGGCTGGGCAAGACGCGGCTGGCGAACGCCGCCGCGCGCGAGGCGCGGCAGCGGGCGGTGCACTACGTCCCCCTCGCCGGCGTCGCGCGGGACGAGGACGTGGCGGGCGAGGTCGCGTCCGTCCTCGGGGTCGGCGAGTCGCCGCGGGCCCGCGGACGCGTCGGCGGGCCCGCCGACCTCGTCCAGGCGATCGCGGAGGTGCTCGGGACCGGCTCCGTCCTGCTCGTCCTGGACAACTGCGAGCACGTCGTCGAGGGCGCCGCCGCACTCGCCGGCGCGCTGGTGTCGATGACCCGGGACCTGCGGATCCTCACCACGAGCCGCGCGCCGCTCGGACTGTCGTCGGAGTCGGTGTACCCGCTGCCCGCGCTGGACGCGGCGACGTCGGCCGAGCTGTTCCGCCGGCGGGCGCACGCGGCGCGCCCGCGCGCCGATCTGCCCTCCGGCGCGGTGGAGGAGCTGTGCCGCCGCCTGGACGGCCTGCCGCTCGCGATCGAGCTGGCGGCGGCGCGCGTCCGCGTCATGTCCGTGCCCGAGATCGTCCGCGGCCTGGACGACCGCTTCGCGCTGCTGCGCGGGAACGCGCGCGACGCGCCGTCCCGGCACCGGACCATGCGCGCCGTCGTGGACTGGAGCTGGAACCTGCTCTCCCCGTCCGGCCGGGCGGCCATGCGGGCGCTGTCGGTCTTCCCGGCGGGTTTCACCGCGGACGCGGCACGGCACGTCCTGGAGGGCGGCGACGCGCTGGAGGTCCTGGAGGACCTCGTCGACCAGTCGCTCCTGGAACCGGCGGAGGGTTCTCCCGGGACCCGCTTCCGGATGCTGGAGAGCGTCCGGGAGTTCAGCGCCGCCCACCGGGAGGCCGAAGGGGAGACCGGCCGCGCGGTGAGCGGCCTGCTCGCCTGGGCGCGGGAGTTCGGCGCGGCGCACCACGACACGCTGTTCGGCGCGGACCCGTTCGCGGCCGTCGAGCGGGTGCGGGCCGAGCAGGACAACCTCCAGCAGGCGCTCCGCCACGGCCTCGCCCGCGGGGACGGCCCGGCCGTCGCGGCGGCGACCGCCGTCCTCGGCGGGCTGTGGACCCTGGAGGCGGCGTACAGCCGGCTGGCCGCCCTGGCGGCGGAGACCGCCGGGCTCCTGAGCCGCCTGCGCCCCGGTCCCGGGGACGTCGAGGTCCTGCGGACGGCGCTGGCGCTCAACGTGCTCGGTACGGGCCTGCTCCACGGCCCGCAGGCGACCCGCGCGCTCGTCGCGCTGCGCCGCCTCCCCCCCGCGCCGCCGGACGGTCTCGTCCCCGCGATGGCGACCGTGCTGGCCGCCCTGCCGGAGATCCTCGCGCCCGGCGGCTCCGTCCTGGAGGAGCTGTGCGGCCGGGACGAGCCGCTCGTCGCCGCCATCGCGAACTGCGCCGCCGGATACATCCGCGAACGGGACGGCGACGTGGCGGGCGCGCTCGCGGTGACCGAGACGATGATCGAGACCACCTGCGCAGCGGACATCCCCTGGTGCCGGCTGCTCGCCCACTCGCGCCTCAGCGAACTGCTGATGCAGCTCGACCGGGCCGACCGCGCCCTGCACCATCTGCGGATCTCGAGGGACCTGCTCGAGCGGTACAGATGGCCCGACATGTTCGGGCTCACGTGGGCGCTCGCGTCGGGCCACGCCGCGCTCGGCGAGTACGACGAGGCCGAGCGGTGGCTCGACCGGTCGCTGGTCCACGGGCCGGACGAGTCCTTCGGCACGGTCTCCTTCAACCTGGGGGCACGCGCGGAGATCGCCCTCGGCCGCGGCGACGCCGACACCGGTCTGCGCCTCTGGCGGGAGGCGGTGGACCGGCTCGCCGCCGAGGACGGCCCGATGGCGCCGACCGGCCTCGACCCGTGGACGCTGGAGGCCCACTGCGTCACCGTCGTCGCGCACGCCAGGCACGGGCGCGCCGAGCTGGTCGAGGACATCGTCGGCGGGCTCCCCGCCAAGCTGACGGCGCTGGTCGACGGCCCGCCGTTCCCGATGCCCGCCTTCTACATGGACCTGCCCGTCACCGGCGGTCTGCTGCTCGCGCTCGCCATGGTCGACCTGGCCCGTCCCGACGCCGCGCCGGACGTCCGCGCGCGGGCGGCCCGGGCGACCGCGCTGGCGCAGCGCCTCCACCACGTCCGGAACTTCCAGCCGACCATGTCCACGGCCGCGGCGGGCCGCGCCGCCGAGGACGCCGACGGGCCGGCGTACCGCGACGCTGTGTCGGAGTACGCCGGCCTGGGCCGTGCGGAGCTGCGGGCCGCCGCCCGCGAGCTCGCTCGCGAGTTCGGGCGGGGCCTGGGGGACTAG
- a CDS encoding ABC transporter permease, which produces MTTLTHAAADSATMLRRNLRHALRYPSLTMAGMMMPIMIMLLFVGVFGNALGDGVGGAAKGDYIQYVAPGIILMAVASGCMATSVSVCVDMTEGIVDRFRTMAISRSSLLTGHVAGSMIQTLLSTAAVVAVAVAMGFRTSGGALDWLAAGGLLVLLTFALTWLAVMLGLLAKNPEGASNTPMIIQFLPFVGSTIVPPESMPAGIRWFAQYQPFTPMIETLRGLLAGTPSGQDAAVSVAWCVGLAVVGYASSKVLFDRKAPR; this is translated from the coding sequence ATGACAACTCTCACGCACGCGGCGGCGGACTCCGCGACGATGCTGCGCCGCAACCTGCGGCACGCGCTGCGCTACCCGTCCCTGACGATGGCCGGGATGATGATGCCGATCATGATCATGCTGCTGTTCGTCGGCGTGTTCGGCAACGCGCTCGGCGACGGCGTCGGCGGCGCGGCCAAGGGCGACTACATCCAGTACGTCGCCCCGGGGATCATCCTCATGGCGGTCGCGTCCGGCTGCATGGCGACGTCGGTGTCGGTCTGCGTGGACATGACCGAGGGCATCGTCGACCGGTTCCGGACGATGGCGATCTCACGGTCGTCGCTGCTCACCGGGCATGTCGCGGGCAGCATGATCCAGACACTGCTGAGCACGGCCGCCGTCGTCGCCGTCGCGGTCGCGATGGGCTTCCGGACGAGCGGCGGCGCGCTGGACTGGCTCGCGGCGGGCGGCCTGCTGGTGCTGCTCACGTTCGCGCTGACCTGGCTCGCGGTCATGCTCGGGCTGCTGGCCAAGAACCCGGAGGGCGCGAGCAACACGCCGATGATCATTCAGTTCCTGCCGTTCGTCGGCAGCACGATCGTCCCGCCGGAGTCGATGCCGGCCGGGATCCGGTGGTTCGCGCAGTACCAGCCGTTCACGCCGATGATCGAGACGCTGCGGGGGCTGCTGGCCGGCACCCCGAGCGGGCAGGACGCGGCGGTGTCCGTCGCCTGGTGCGTCGGCCTCGCCGTCGTCGGCTACGCCTCCTCCAAGGTGCTGTTCGACCGGAAGGCGCCCCGCTAG
- a CDS encoding ATP-binding cassette domain-containing protein: protein MNIEARQTAIQVTGLRKAFGDTTVLDGIDFEVARGTVFSLLGPNGAGKTTAVRILSTLLRADGGEISVAGRDPRRDPDGVRRAIGVTGQYSAVDGLLTGRENLILMADLHRLGKAAGRRAADGMLERFDLVEAAGRKAGTYSGGMRRRLDIAMTLIGAPQIIFLDEPTTGLDPRSRRTMWEIIRGLVRDGVTIFLTTQYLEEADQLADRIAVLDGGRLVAEGTSDELKRLVPGGHVRLRFADLAALDAAARTLGSVTRDDDALALQVPGDGGVASLRTLLGRLEAASVEVDELSVHTPDLDDVFLALTAEPHDTGTTHEKVISR, encoded by the coding sequence ATGAACATCGAGGCACGGCAGACGGCCATCCAGGTGACCGGGCTGCGCAAGGCGTTCGGGGACACCACCGTCCTCGACGGGATCGACTTCGAGGTGGCGCGCGGGACGGTCTTCTCGCTGCTCGGGCCGAACGGGGCCGGGAAGACGACGGCGGTGCGCATCCTGTCCACGCTGCTGCGCGCGGACGGCGGCGAGATCAGCGTCGCGGGGCGGGACCCGCGCAGGGACCCCGACGGGGTGCGCCGGGCGATCGGCGTGACCGGGCAGTACTCGGCGGTGGACGGGCTCCTGACGGGACGGGAGAACCTGATCCTCATGGCGGACCTGCACCGGCTCGGCAAGGCCGCCGGGCGGAGGGCCGCCGACGGGATGCTGGAGCGGTTCGACCTGGTGGAGGCGGCCGGCAGGAAGGCCGGCACCTACTCGGGCGGGATGCGGCGGCGGCTCGACATCGCGATGACGCTGATCGGCGCCCCGCAGATCATCTTTCTGGACGAGCCGACGACCGGGCTCGACCCGCGCAGCCGCCGGACCATGTGGGAGATCATCCGCGGCCTCGTCAGGGACGGCGTGACGATCTTCCTGACCACGCAGTACCTGGAGGAGGCCGACCAGCTCGCCGACCGGATCGCGGTGCTGGACGGCGGACGGCTGGTCGCCGAGGGGACCTCGGACGAGCTGAAGCGGCTCGTCCCGGGCGGGCACGTCCGGCTGCGGTTCGCCGACCTCGCGGCGCTCGACGCGGCGGCGCGGACGCTCGGCTCGGTGACGCGGGACGACGACGCGCTCGCCCTCCAGGTGCCCGGGGACGGCGGCGTCGCCTCCCTGCGGACGCTGCTCGGACGGCTGGAGGCCGCATCGGTCGAGGTCGACGAGCTGTCCGTGCACACCCCCGACCTGGACGACGTCTTCCTCGCCCTCACCGCCGAGCCCCACGACACCGGCACGACCCACGAGAAGGTGATCTCGCGATGA